The following proteins come from a genomic window of Diorhabda carinulata isolate Delta chromosome X, icDioCari1.1, whole genome shotgun sequence:
- the LOC130902266 gene encoding glutathione S-transferase-like, which translates to MNSSYKVYYFDVPGKAEPIRMLLSYGGYPFEDVRFEKLVEWPKHKKNMPFEQVPVLEIDGKKLTQTVPLTRFLANLVDLAGKDHEENYEIDSTAEIIGDIYNSALEFFFERDEHKKRNFEIKMQSTLSLFLPSLEERAKKNGGFIALNRLTWPDLCFTTYYQDIRNILGKDFLQDYPNLQQVKKHVLAVENIRNWIKRRPLDPAFAYTLKDDL; encoded by the exons atgaattcatCCTacaaagtatattattttgatgttccTGGTAAAGCTGAGCCAATACGCATGCTTTTAAGTTACGGAGGATATCCATTCGAAGATGTGAGATTTGAGAAGTTAGTTGAATGGCCCAAACATAAAAAGA aTATGCCCTTTGAACAAGTACCCGTTTTGGAAATTGATGGCAAAAAACTAACACAAACCGTACCACTTACTAGATTCTTAGCGAACCTTGTGGATCTTGCAGGAAAAGATcatgaagaaaattatgaaattgattCTACTGCTGAAATTATTGGAGACATCTATAATA GTGccttggaatttttttttgaacgcgacgaacataaaaaaagaaattttgagattAAAATGCAATCAACGTTGTCTCTATTTTTGCCAAGTCTAGAAGAACGTGCAAAAAAAAATGGAGGTTTCATCGCACTAAACAGG TTAACTTGGCCTGACCTATGTTTCACAACTTATTACCAAGATATCAGAAATATATTGGGAAAAGACTTTTTGCAAGATTATCCAAATCTTCAACAAGTCAAAAAACACGTATTAGCTGTAGAGAACATAAGGAATTGGATAAAGAGAAGACCATTAGATCCAGCATTTGCATACACATTGAAAGAtgatttataa